From a single Acidobacteriota bacterium genomic region:
- the rsmD gene encoding 16S rRNA (guanine(966)-N(2))-methyltransferase RsmD, with amino-acid sequence MRVIAGTYGGRILKSPADNRTRPTSDRLRETLFNILAPKIDEHTRFLDLCAGTGAIGIEAISRGAKHATFVDRSRRSCALIEENLDTLVVPEDQTEVLSLSAENFTGREHAEGWDIVFFDPPYEMNYSPVLHEFGTAASRLLKDGGLLVVEHHAKTVLPDAVGHIRRWRILKQGETRLSFYERS; translated from the coding sequence ATGCGTGTCATTGCAGGGACTTACGGCGGCCGGATCTTGAAAAGCCCCGCGGATAACCGCACACGTCCGACCTCGGACCGCCTTCGCGAGACGCTCTTTAACATTCTTGCCCCGAAGATCGACGAGCATACACGCTTCCTGGACCTCTGCGCCGGAACGGGAGCAATTGGTATCGAGGCGATCTCACGCGGAGCCAAACACGCTACATTCGTTGACCGTTCACGGCGATCATGTGCCCTGATCGAAGAAAATCTTGACACGCTCGTCGTTCCTGAGGACCAAACCGAGGTGCTCTCTCTCTCGGCCGAAAACTTTACCGGTCGCGAACATGCCGAGGGCTGGGACATAGTCTTCTTTGATCCGCCATATGAGATGAACTATTCGCCCGTGCTTCACGAATTTGGCACCGCCGCCAGCCGTTTGCTAAAGGATGGCGGCCTGCTTGTGGTCGAGCACCACGCGAAAACCGTGCTTCCGGACGCGGTCGGACATATTCGCCGCTGGCGTATCCTGAAACAAGGCGAGACGCGATTGAGTTTTTACGAACGCAGCTAA
- the recG gene encoding ATP-dependent DNA helicase RecG, which produces MPLTLETPILELPRFPEVHLSATMARKLAAAVGAYAGRPEPLESTVEDLLSYFPTRYEDRSNLLPIDQLYDGLEASVELHVRVSGAFQVGKNRGPKQPPLYIFEITGSDRERVRKPVVVMWFLSGKAAKHAIEFYTGKFKRGVRFVAHGRWEWDGRRNTFVLKVTKPDELEVLPDDEAAVELPLIADNEEGSEDELGADESNAEFATIHTARHVPVYRKLGPFQTKRLREIVYAVTRVLDRGSIGEFLPDELVRSNRLISRGDAMCEVHFPPETASISDYERYRSDAHRRLIYEEFFWLSFALQLVRGERKKEPKGAVIEINETVKKRIAELLPFKLTEAQRRVVKQIFGDMTSDAPMNRLIQGDVGSGKTIVAFIAMFAAAENGYQTALMAPTEILAEQHFRNAVRFFEPAGYSVRLLTGSLKAAEKKKARNAIATGEVQIVIGTHAIIQDGVEFENLGLAVIDEQHRFGVLQRAALKKSGLNPDVLVMTATPIPRSLAMTVYGDLDVSVIDELPPGRTPIKTVVVGEDKRVGVYKGIERELKLGRQAYVVYPLIDESEKLDLKAATAMYEELRQRVFPHRSVGLLHGKMRSDEKEAMMRAFVAGEAEVLVSTTVIEVGVDVPNASTMVIEHAERFGLSQLHQLRGRVGRGAEQSYCVLLTGDKKTAVAKERLGIMEKTNDGFKIAEKDLELRGEGELFGTRQSGVQMFKIANIIRDFEILEAARGDAEKLLAAKRVNPETAALIKRVRGDSKYRLAGIG; this is translated from the coding sequence ATGCCCCTTACGCTTGAAACTCCTATCCTTGAGCTACCGCGGTTTCCCGAGGTCCATCTTTCGGCGACAATGGCTCGAAAGCTCGCGGCCGCGGTCGGAGCCTACGCCGGGCGGCCTGAGCCGCTCGAATCGACGGTCGAGGACCTTCTTTCCTACTTTCCAACGCGTTATGAAGACCGCTCGAATTTGCTCCCGATCGATCAACTCTATGACGGCCTAGAAGCCTCGGTCGAGCTTCACGTACGAGTTTCGGGTGCCTTTCAGGTCGGTAAAAACCGCGGGCCGAAGCAGCCGCCGCTATATATCTTTGAGATAACCGGCAGCGACCGCGAACGCGTCAGAAAGCCCGTCGTAGTGATGTGGTTCCTGTCAGGCAAGGCCGCAAAACACGCAATCGAATTCTATACGGGCAAGTTCAAACGCGGTGTTCGCTTCGTGGCCCACGGCCGATGGGAGTGGGACGGTCGGCGAAATACATTCGTCCTCAAGGTCACAAAGCCCGATGAACTCGAAGTTCTCCCGGATGACGAAGCCGCAGTCGAACTTCCGTTGATTGCCGACAATGAAGAAGGATCCGAAGACGAACTCGGCGCAGATGAATCGAATGCTGAGTTTGCGACCATCCACACCGCCCGCCACGTACCCGTTTACCGCAAGCTCGGCCCGTTTCAAACAAAGCGGCTTCGCGAGATCGTTTATGCCGTCACGCGTGTGCTCGACCGCGGCTCGATCGGTGAGTTTCTGCCTGACGAACTGGTCCGGTCCAATCGATTGATCAGCCGCGGCGACGCGATGTGCGAGGTCCACTTCCCACCCGAAACTGCATCGATCTCAGATTATGAGCGGTATCGGAGCGATGCTCACCGGCGGCTGATCTACGAGGAATTCTTCTGGCTTTCATTCGCCCTGCAACTCGTCCGCGGCGAGCGAAAGAAGGAACCGAAAGGCGCAGTTATTGAGATAAACGAGACGGTCAAGAAACGCATCGCTGAGCTGCTTCCCTTTAAGCTAACCGAGGCTCAACGCCGCGTTGTCAAGCAGATATTTGGCGATATGACGTCGGACGCTCCGATGAACCGGCTCATCCAGGGCGACGTCGGAAGCGGCAAGACGATCGTCGCATTCATCGCCATGTTCGCCGCGGCCGAGAACGGCTATCAAACGGCGCTGATGGCTCCGACCGAAATACTCGCCGAACAGCATTTCCGCAACGCGGTCCGATTCTTCGAGCCCGCCGGTTATTCGGTCCGTCTGCTTACGGGCAGCTTAAAGGCGGCCGAAAAAAAGAAAGCCCGCAACGCCATCGCCACGGGTGAAGTGCAGATCGTCATCGGGACACACGCGATAATTCAAGATGGCGTCGAGTTCGAGAACCTCGGCCTTGCCGTTATTGATGAACAGCACAGGTTTGGCGTGCTACAGCGGGCCGCACTCAAGAAAAGCGGCCTGAATCCGGACGTCCTCGTCATGACCGCGACTCCGATCCCGCGGTCGCTTGCAATGACGGTTTACGGCGACCTCGATGTTTCTGTGATCGACGAGCTTCCGCCCGGGCGAACGCCGATCAAGACGGTCGTCGTCGGTGAAGACAAACGTGTCGGTGTCTATAAAGGCATCGAACGCGAGCTGAAGCTTGGCCGGCAGGCTTATGTCGTTTATCCGCTTATTGACGAATCCGAGAAGCTCGACCTAAAGGCCGCGACCGCTATGTATGAAGAACTGCGCCAGCGTGTTTTCCCGCACCGTTCGGTCGGCCTGCTCCACGGCAAGATGAGAAGCGATGAAAAGGAAGCGATGATGCGGGCATTCGTCGCGGGCGAGGCCGAGGTGCTCGTGTCGACGACCGTGATCGAGGTCGGCGTAGATGTGCCCAATGCCTCGACGATGGTCATCGAACACGCCGAGCGATTCGGCCTTTCGCAGCTACATCAGCTTCGCGGACGCGTTGGCCGCGGTGCGGAGCAGAGCTACTGCGTGCTGCTGACCGGCGACAAAAAGACGGCGGTCGCCAAAGAACGGCTCGGGATAATGGAAAAGACGAACGATGGCTTCAAGATCGCTGAAAAGGACCTCGAACTCCGCGGAGAAGGCGAGCTTTTCGGCACGCGGCAATCGGGCGTTCAGATGTTCAAGATCGCCAATATCATCCGCGATTTTGAGATCCTAGAGGCCGCTCGCGGGGACGCCGAAAAACTCCTTGCCGCAAAAAGGGTGAACCCTGAGACTGCCGCTCTTATCAAACGTGTCCGCGGCGATTCGAAATATCGCCTCGCTGGGATAGGATAG
- the aroC gene encoding chorismate synthase — protein MNFRFTTAGESHGPALVVIIEGVPAGLPFDKAAIDLELWRRQQGYGRGGRMKIESDAVQVLSGVRHGRALGSPIALTIENRDFVHWQEVMSADALDAEPRNPRIVKRPRPGHADLAGGQKYQTRDLRDILERASARETAARVAAGAVAKQLLAAFGIAVRSHVAKLGSVPETPINASWEEITAIAADAPLACVDKDVEAQMVALVDEAKANGDTLGGIFEVVAHGLPIGLGSHTSWEEKLDGRIARAIMSIHAVKAVEIGEGVANAGRFGSEVHDEIYAGLVRKTNRAGGLEGGITNGEELRVRGYLKPISTLRKPLTSVDIDSKEESPAAFERSDITAVPAAGVIGEAMLAVVLANSMREKFGGDSLDEMLRNFESYQKSVAEY, from the coding sequence ATGAACTTCAGATTTACAACAGCAGGCGAATCGCACGGCCCGGCTTTGGTGGTGATAATCGAGGGCGTTCCGGCGGGATTGCCTTTTGACAAAGCGGCGATCGACCTTGAGCTCTGGCGGAGGCAGCAGGGCTATGGCCGCGGCGGCAGGATGAAGATCGAGTCCGATGCCGTCCAAGTGCTCTCAGGCGTGCGACACGGCCGGGCTCTCGGCTCGCCGATCGCATTGACGATCGAGAACCGCGATTTTGTCCATTGGCAGGAAGTGATGTCCGCCGATGCACTCGACGCCGAGCCGAGGAACCCGCGGATCGTAAAGCGGCCGCGGCCCGGACATGCCGACCTCGCCGGCGGACAAAAATACCAAACACGCGACCTCCGCGACATCCTGGAACGCGCCTCCGCCCGCGAGACGGCAGCACGCGTCGCGGCGGGTGCCGTCGCCAAACAACTCCTCGCCGCGTTCGGGATCGCGGTCCGCAGCCATGTCGCAAAGCTCGGCTCGGTGCCTGAAACGCCGATAAATGCTTCGTGGGAAGAGATTACCGCGATTGCCGCGGATGCCCCACTCGCTTGCGTCGATAAAGATGTCGAGGCTCAAATGGTCGCCCTGGTCGATGAAGCAAAGGCAAATGGCGACACACTTGGCGGTATTTTTGAGGTCGTTGCCCACGGGCTGCCGATAGGGCTCGGCTCGCACACTTCGTGGGAAGAAAAGCTCGATGGCCGCATCGCCCGGGCGATAATGTCGATCCACGCGGTGAAGGCGGTTGAGATAGGTGAGGGCGTCGCGAATGCGGGCCGTTTCGGCTCGGAGGTCCACGATGAGATCTACGCCGGCCTCGTCCGCAAAACAAACCGGGCAGGCGGGCTCGAAGGCGGGATCACGAATGGCGAGGAGCTTCGCGTCCGCGGATATCTTAAGCCGATCTCGACGCTCCGAAAGCCGTTGACCTCAGTCGATATAGATTCGAAGGAAGAGTCGCCAGCCGCTTTTGAACGCTCTGACATTACCGCTGTCCCCGCTGCGGGTGTCATCGGCGAAGCGATGCTGGCGGTTGTGCTTGCGAACTCGATGCGGGAGAAATTCGGCGGCGATTCGCTTGATGAAATGCTCCGCAATTTCGAGTCGTATCAGAAAAGCGTCGCGGAATATTGA
- a CDS encoding amino acid transporter, with protein sequence MALKKRGRLGRWMFEGVPEVEGPHEPEGRHRKHSWWQVMCLTGVDYFSTLGYQPGIALLAAGALSPFATLVLVLLTLFGALPMYRRVAEESPHGDGSISMLERLLSRWKGKMFVLALLGFVATSFIITITLSAADATAHIIENPFVVKNLQFLHHEVIVTLVLIVLLGAVFLRGFSEVIGIAVGIVVVFLGLNLVTIGVGVYQIFWIQPDIVPNWSALLWSQPNVNGSIFMLIAASLLTFPKLALGLSGFETGVVVMPLIKSDVEVQKSQLVAFHSTQVDHSEAPDDIKAHIEGRIRGGKKLLTGAAVIMSFFLIGSSIITTMLVPQSEIGPGGKAYGRAIAYLAHEYLGPGFGTVYDLSTIAILWFAGASAMAGLLNIVPRYLPRYGMAPDWARATRPLVIVFTAICIVVTIFFEASVSAQGGAYATGVLMLMTSAAVAVTISSRRKKEKRWVGFLIITLIFAYTTIANMIAQPSGIQIATLFIIGIIVTSFISRALRTTELRIDEIEYDETALEFIKEMAEGDIRIVTNRREVGNVVEYRFKEHEKRIDNHIPSTDPVIFYEVDLGDASEFIGTMAVRGVDVDGYKILRTESPAVPNAIAALLLDLRNRTGKIPHVYFGWSEGNPIMYLARYILFGEGDTAPVTREILRQAESDPELRPNVHVGG encoded by the coding sequence ATGGCTCTGAAAAAGCGCGGCAGGCTCGGCCGGTGGATGTTTGAAGGCGTCCCGGAGGTCGAAGGTCCTCACGAACCTGAAGGCCGCCACCGGAAGCACTCCTGGTGGCAGGTGATGTGCCTAACGGGCGTCGACTATTTCTCCACACTCGGCTACCAGCCGGGAATTGCTCTGCTTGCCGCAGGTGCCCTATCTCCGTTCGCTACGCTTGTTCTTGTCTTGCTAACGCTTTTCGGGGCGTTGCCGATGTATCGCCGCGTTGCCGAGGAAAGCCCGCATGGCGATGGTAGCATTTCAATGCTCGAACGGCTCCTTTCGCGTTGGAAGGGCAAGATGTTCGTGCTTGCCCTGCTCGGCTTTGTAGCGACGAGTTTCATCATCACCATCACCCTTTCCGCCGCTGATGCGACCGCCCATATCATCGAGAATCCCTTTGTAGTCAAGAATTTACAGTTTCTGCACCATGAGGTGATCGTTACGTTGGTCCTTATCGTCCTGCTCGGCGCGGTGTTCCTTCGCGGCTTCAGCGAAGTTATCGGGATCGCCGTCGGCATCGTCGTTGTTTTTCTGGGACTCAACCTCGTCACCATAGGAGTCGGCGTTTATCAGATCTTTTGGATCCAACCGGACATCGTGCCGAACTGGAGCGCTCTTCTTTGGTCGCAGCCGAACGTCAACGGAAGCATCTTCATGCTCATTGCGGCATCGCTGCTTACCTTTCCAAAACTTGCACTCGGGCTCTCGGGGTTTGAGACCGGCGTGGTCGTCATGCCGCTTATCAAGAGCGATGTCGAGGTCCAAAAGTCGCAGCTTGTTGCCTTTCATTCGACGCAGGTCGATCACTCTGAAGCACCGGACGACATAAAGGCTCATATCGAGGGACGCATCCGCGGCGGCAAAAAGCTGCTTACCGGTGCGGCCGTGATAATGAGCTTTTTCCTGATCGGTTCGAGCATTATCACGACAATGCTTGTCCCGCAATCGGAGATCGGCCCCGGTGGAAAGGCTTACGGCAGAGCTATAGCGTATCTCGCCCACGAGTATCTCGGGCCGGGCTTCGGTACGGTATACGACCTTTCGACGATCGCCATTCTCTGGTTTGCCGGTGCATCGGCGATGGCCGGTTTGCTTAACATAGTGCCTCGCTACCTCCCGCGATACGGCATGGCTCCCGATTGGGCAAGGGCGACGCGTCCGCTTGTGATCGTTTTCACGGCGATCTGTATCGTTGTCACCATCTTTTTTGAAGCAAGCGTTTCGGCCCAGGGCGGAGCCTATGCGACCGGCGTCTTGATGCTGATGACCTCGGCCGCCGTCGCGGTCACCATCTCGTCGAGGCGAAAGAAAGAGAAGCGATGGGTTGGGTTTCTGATCATTACGCTGATATTCGCCTACACGACCATCGCGAACATGATCGCCCAGCCGAGTGGAATCCAGATCGCGACACTCTTCATCATTGGCATAATCGTTACGTCGTTCATTTCGCGTGCTCTGCGGACGACTGAACTCCGGATCGACGAGATCGAATACGACGAGACAGCGCTCGAGTTCATCAAGGAAATGGCCGAGGGCGACATCCGCATTGTCACCAACCGCCGTGAGGTCGGCAATGTCGTCGAATACCGTTTCAAGGAGCATGAAAAGCGGATCGACAACCACATCCCTTCGACCGACCCGGTGATCTTTTATGAGGTCGACCTCGGAGACGCGTCGGAGTTCATTGGCACAATGGCGGTTCGCGGCGTCGACGTTGACGGCTACAAAATTCTGCGGACAGAATCACCGGCAGTACCGAATGCGATCGCGGCTCTTTTGCTCGACCTTCGCAATCGCACGGGCAAGATTCCGCATGTCTATTTCGGCTGGAGCGAGGGTAACCCGATAATGTACCTCGCCCGCTACATACTCTTCGGCGAGGGCGATACAGCGCCCGTTACGCGTGAGATATTGAGGCAGGCGGAATCGGACCCAGAACTCAGGCCGAATGTTCACGTCGGTGGTTAA
- the purD gene encoding phosphoribosylamine--glycine ligase, producing the protein MKILVIGSGGREHAICYTFQRSPRVEKVYCANGNAGIASIAELVDIKPDEIDRLAGFAETEGIDLTFVGGETALALGIVDAFESRGLRIIGASKAAARLEASKSFAKDFMQRHGVPAADYAVAASPTEAIEILESGRFSDASTPVVVKADGLAAGKGVVVARERLEAIEAINELETLVGAEAASTIVLEECLFGREVSLILFADGESFSLMPPTRDHKRIGEGDTGPNTGGMGTFTADALLTAEQRELIVDTIVSPTLRGCVDDGFPFRGILFLGLMMTDAGPKTLEYNVRFGDPETQAILVRLESDLVEICEAMLEGRLADMEIKWRAGSSACVILAAENYPAKPRTGDVITGLDSAVAREDVVVFHSGTKLSESGEYLTSGGRVLGVTAVGDALASALEKAYAAAAEISWPGMQFRRDIGK; encoded by the coding sequence ATGAAGATTCTAGTTATCGGTTCGGGCGGCCGCGAACACGCCATATGTTACACCTTTCAACGGAGCCCGAGGGTCGAAAAGGTCTATTGTGCAAACGGCAATGCCGGGATCGCGTCCATCGCCGAATTGGTCGACATCAAACCGGACGAGATCGATCGCCTCGCCGGGTTTGCCGAGACTGAAGGCATTGATCTTACCTTCGTCGGAGGCGAGACGGCTCTTGCCCTCGGGATCGTCGATGCGTTCGAATCTCGAGGGTTGCGTATCATCGGAGCTTCGAAGGCAGCGGCAAGGTTGGAGGCGAGCAAGTCGTTTGCAAAGGATTTCATGCAGAGGCACGGCGTCCCGGCCGCTGATTATGCGGTTGCGGCATCGCCGACCGAGGCGATAGAAATACTTGAAAGCGGCCGATTTAGCGATGCATCAACTCCGGTCGTCGTAAAGGCAGATGGCCTTGCGGCCGGCAAAGGCGTCGTCGTTGCCCGCGAACGCTTGGAAGCGATCGAAGCCATCAATGAATTAGAGACACTGGTCGGAGCAGAGGCGGCTTCGACCATCGTTCTCGAGGAATGTCTTTTCGGCCGCGAGGTCTCGCTCATTCTTTTTGCCGACGGCGAAAGCTTCTCCCTAATGCCGCCGACGCGTGACCATAAACGTATCGGCGAGGGCGATACGGGCCCGAACACCGGCGGCATGGGCACATTCACAGCCGACGCTTTGCTAACGGCCGAGCAGCGTGAGCTGATCGTTGACACGATAGTCAGCCCGACTCTTAGGGGCTGTGTTGATGATGGTTTTCCGTTTCGCGGCATACTCTTTCTGGGGCTGATGATGACGGACGCCGGCCCAAAGACGCTCGAATACAACGTCCGCTTCGGCGACCCCGAGACGCAGGCGATATTGGTTCGGCTTGAGTCCGATCTCGTGGAGATCTGCGAAGCAATGCTAGAAGGGCGGCTAGCTGATATGGAAATCAAATGGCGAGCGGGTTCCTCCGCATGCGTCATCCTGGCAGCAGAGAACTATCCGGCAAAGCCGCGGACGGGCGATGTTATTACCGGCCTTGATTCGGCGGTAGCTCGCGAGGACGTTGTAGTATTTCACTCAGGAACGAAGCTCAGCGAGAGCGGCGAGTATCTGACCTCCGGCGGGCGTGTGCTTGGCGTTACCGCGGTCGGCGATGCTCTGGCGTCGGCGCTTGAAAAGGCCTATGCGGCAGCCGCGGAGATCTCCTGGCCCGGAATGCAGTTCAGGCGCGATATCGGGAAGTGA
- a CDS encoding J domain-containing protein produces the protein MNYYDVLKVSQRASKNEIKSAYRRLARELHPDKNEGSEETAKAFAAIAEAYEVLGSPRERARYDRKLLEHQYQNGNGSGDDSIFTSRNSHARRWRQLVYEHRYNEIINRMVAEERRQAAELQKLIFPAVALILSTFLVAFGKPHYFLNAPVIIKIVIVFLFAAGLFHIYGRIRQGLDRFTYDDSEIHDSLFEAQPESGKPYSRLTIGALILGSVVASFTLGLVIGNYSQFLAVTMPRIFSVTLNPEFVFYPPIFVMIADLAHSVLTRLET, from the coding sequence GTGAATTATTACGACGTCCTAAAGGTTTCGCAGCGAGCCTCGAAGAACGAGATCAAGTCGGCCTACCGCCGTCTTGCGCGAGAGCTGCATCCCGATAAAAACGAGGGCTCCGAGGAGACGGCGAAAGCATTTGCGGCGATCGCCGAGGCCTATGAAGTGCTCGGAAGTCCGCGTGAACGGGCCCGCTACGACCGCAAACTCCTTGAACATCAGTACCAGAATGGCAACGGCAGCGGCGACGATTCGATCTTCACTTCACGCAATAGCCACGCCCGCCGCTGGCGGCAACTCGTTTACGAGCATCGTTACAACGAGATAATCAACCGCATGGTCGCCGAAGAACGCCGGCAGGCGGCCGAGCTTCAGAAGCTTATCTTTCCCGCGGTCGCGTTGATACTTTCGACCTTCCTCGTCGCGTTTGGCAAGCCGCATTACTTCTTGAATGCTCCGGTCATCATAAAGATCGTGATCGTCTTTCTTTTCGCCGCTGGGCTTTTTCATATTTACGGCCGCATTCGGCAGGGGCTCGACCGGTTCACCTACGATGATTCCGAGATTCACGATTCTCTTTTCGAAGCTCAGCCGGAAAGCGGAAAGCCGTATTCGCGGCTAACCATCGGCGCACTGATCCTCGGTTCGGTTGTTGCGAGTTTTACACTCGGCCTGGTCATCGGAAATTACTCGCAGTTTCTCGCCGTCACGATGCCGAGAATCTTTTCTGTGACCCTTAACCCGGAGTTCGTGTTTTACCCGCCCATATTTGTAATGATCGCCGACCTAGCCCACTCGGTTTTGACCCGTCTGGAAACTTGA
- a CDS encoding zinc-ribbon domain containing protein yields the protein MSDNGFSDSFSAPLQASAEEPQFTDQTINCMDCHSDFVWTVGEQQFFYDKNLQNPPKRCKPCKQAKNERIAAINAAHELGVKQRIEVLVACAKCGCNTTVPFYPSQGRPVYCRSCYLELNPSLLPPHQ from the coding sequence ATGTCAGATAACGGCTTTTCAGATTCATTCAGCGCCCCCTTACAGGCAAGTGCTGAAGAACCACAATTTACCGACCAAACGATCAACTGCATGGATTGCCACAGCGATTTCGTTTGGACCGTCGGTGAACAGCAGTTCTTCTACGACAAGAACCTCCAAAACCCGCCAAAGCGGTGCAAACCCTGCAAGCAGGCAAAAAATGAGCGGATAGCCGCGATCAATGCTGCTCATGAGCTTGGCGTCAAACAACGGATCGAGGTCCTGGTCGCTTGTGCCAAATGCGGATGCAATACGACCGTTCCGTTCTATCCCTCGCAGGGCCGTCCGGTCTATTGCCGCTCGTGTTACCTCGAACTCAACCCTTCGCTCCTGCCGCCGCACCAGTAA
- a CDS encoding EamA family transporter gives MQIFVWLILCLIWGTTWIFIKIGLEDLPPITFAVSRFLLSAVLLLPVVYFARIAWPQGRREWILIALTGVLQFSVNYSTVFWAEQHITSGLAAVLQAMITVFGLVLAWIFLPSERITPLKIIAVLIGIVGVGIIFIDQLRVESARAFAGSVAIVVGAYAAAQASILVKAKAVGIDPAMILLSQMLCGLPPLVIYALAVEGSPFQHNWSTRAVASVLYLSIAGTIAAFWLYYWLLARIESTKAMMISLVTPLIAVLVGNIFLGETLPPQTLIGGLLILSGIGLIVFRRRVRELKANE, from the coding sequence ATGCAGATCTTCGTTTGGCTGATACTTTGCCTGATCTGGGGAACGACATGGATCTTCATCAAGATCGGGCTCGAGGACCTTCCGCCGATCACCTTCGCCGTCAGCCGCTTTCTTCTCTCCGCGGTACTTCTTTTGCCGGTCGTTTATTTTGCGCGGATCGCGTGGCCGCAGGGCCGCCGCGAATGGATATTGATCGCGTTGACAGGTGTTCTGCAATTTTCCGTAAACTACAGCACGGTCTTTTGGGCGGAGCAACACATTACCTCGGGCCTCGCCGCCGTTTTGCAGGCGATGATAACGGTCTTTGGCCTAGTGCTCGCGTGGATATTTCTGCCGAGCGAACGCATTACTCCGCTCAAAATAATCGCCGTTCTGATCGGCATCGTCGGGGTCGGCATTATCTTTATAGACCAGCTTCGGGTGGAAAGTGCACGGGCATTCGCAGGTTCCGTTGCAATCGTCGTTGGAGCTTATGCTGCGGCACAGGCGTCGATTCTGGTCAAGGCAAAGGCGGTCGGGATCGACCCGGCAATGATCCTTCTTTCGCAGATGCTCTGCGGGCTGCCGCCGCTCGTGATCTATGCGCTTGCTGTTGAGGGCTCACCATTTCAACATAACTGGAGCACGCGGGCGGTCGCGTCCGTGCTTTATCTCTCAATTGCTGGGACGATTGCCGCTTTCTGGCTTTATTACTGGCTTCTTGCGAGGATAGAATCGACAAAGGCGATGATGATCTCGCTGGTCACGCCGCTGATTGCGGTGTTGGTCGGCAACATTTTTCTCGGCGAGACTCTTCCGCCGCAAACGCTGATCGGCGGGCTTCTGATCCTCTCTGGAATCGGCCTTATCGTCTTCAGGCGGCGTGTCCGCGAGCTTAAAGCGAACGAATGA
- a CDS encoding queuosine precursor transporter: MAAFVAVILCSNLIGVHKVSYVNLPFYGEYIYGAGVLFFPISYLFGDILTEVYGYARSRRVIWAGFGALIFASLMAVTVTNLPVARTMPPEYVEAVNMIFGQTPRIVAASVLGFWAGEFVNSFVLAKMKLLTRGRWLWTRTIGSTIFGEMADSLIFYPVAFLGVWPTEQVVSVMIGNYILKVLWEVLATPFTYIIVGFLKRTENVDHYDKDTNFNPFTLET; encoded by the coding sequence ATGGCCGCATTCGTCGCGGTCATTTTGTGTTCTAACCTGATCGGCGTCCATAAGGTCTCTTATGTAAACCTGCCCTTCTACGGTGAATACATCTATGGGGCCGGCGTCCTCTTTTTCCCGATCAGCTATCTTTTCGGCGATATCCTTACTGAGGTTTATGGATACGCCCGCTCGCGGCGGGTCATCTGGGCCGGCTTCGGTGCCTTGATCTTTGCCTCGCTGATGGCCGTAACGGTCACCAATCTCCCGGTCGCTCGAACGATGCCGCCGGAATATGTCGAAGCGGTGAACATGATCTTCGGGCAAACGCCGCGGATCGTCGCGGCTTCCGTACTCGGTTTTTGGGCGGGCGAGTTCGTCAATTCATTTGTTCTCGCAAAGATGAAGCTGCTGACACGCGGCCGCTGGCTTTGGACCCGGACCATCGGCTCGACCATATTCGGCGAAATGGCAGACAGCCTGATCTTTTATCCGGTCGCGTTCCTCGGCGTCTGGCCGACCGAGCAGGTCGTTAGCGTTATGATCGGCAACTATATCCTGAAGGTGCTCTGGGAGGTTCTCGCAACGCCCTTCACCTACATCATCGTCGGCTTCCTTAAGCGAACTGAGAACGTCGATCATTACGACAAAGACACGAACTTCAACCCGTTCACTCTCGAGACCTGA
- the rpsT gene encoding 30S ribosomal protein S20 — MANHKSAEKRIRQNEKRREINRSNRGKLRTQIKKLRTAIGAADSKTSTELLGETVSLIDKSVNKGVIHRNTAARYKARLTKHVSAIAQQ; from the coding sequence ATGGCAAATCATAAATCAGCCGAAAAGCGGATACGACAGAACGAAAAGCGTCGCGAGATCAACCGCTCGAACCGTGGTAAGCTCCGGACGCAGATCAAGAAACTTCGTACGGCCATCGGAGCCGCAGATTCCAAAACGAGCACTGAACTGCTCGGCGAGACCGTTTCGCTTATCGATAAGTCGGTAAATAAGGGCGTTATTCACCGCAACACGGCGGCCCGTTACAAAGCTCGGCTTACCAAGCATGTATCGGCCATAGCCCAACAGTAG